The Alosa alosa isolate M-15738 ecotype Scorff River chromosome 11, AALO_Geno_1.1, whole genome shotgun sequence sequence ACCATGGGCGTGCTCGGGTCGCTCTCGTAACCCGCTGCGTGGCTGTGGAGGCGACAGGACGGCTCAGTTTTAAGACAGGCAGCGAGAAGATTATCACaccaaaaaaaatctgtttaatGAGGCATGCAATTGAAAGTAAAGCAGTGATCAAATGCACCAGTGCACAGCATAGCATTCAAGGATATCTTGTGTTACTACAATGCAATTTTAAACAGAGTATCAATAACAATGGCTTAACATAAAACCAAACCAGTTTACTGTTCCTACATCTGTCACTAAATAGTTGAATTGTGTTTAGATGACACATGCCGTACAAACGCAATCCCTCAGTAAAGTTTAAGGGTAAAAAGAAACCCTGTAATTCAGTTTGACAGTGGGGCAAATTGCTCTCTGCTCTTTAGTGCCATATATCCAGCTCTGAAATCCCAGGTAGGGGCCCAGAATGACAAGATGAATGGGGAACTGTGTACCGCCCTCAGATTTATCCGCGAGTCTGAGTGCTCACCTCGTAGTCCCCAAACAGTGACCCTGGATTAGCGCACGTCTCCCTCCCCTCGGCATGCTGTGCAGCCTCTCCTCCGCCGAGGTCGCGGCGGCGCGGGAGAGTCGGGGAGGGAGACAGCCGTAATGCCGACAGACAGCTCCACTCAGATTCAGTTCAGCCCAGCTCACAATTGACGGTATACGGCACAGAGCGTCGGACTTGTGGCCAAGGGCTTTCAACATCGTCAttcaaaaagaaagagaaattgaGTGATAAGCTAATATCGCATAGTTTTGATGTTTTTAGGTTAGTTGCCTGTTTTGTGCGAAACTTATTTTTTGATCAGTCTTAGGATTCctctgaaaatgtgtgttttatCAATGTTGGAATTCCTGTCTGTGGTACTGTGTTCAAACATTTAGAGATTTACTTAATGTTTTGGATGGTAGGAGGGGCAGGATTTGTGTCCCTTTCGATCAtagatgaaaaaaataaaataaaacaactttGTCTGCGATGCATAAAGCCCCCTTTGTCTCCTCGCCGTGCGCTGTAAGACACCCAGACTAGGGGGACAGTGCAGACAGCATCCTGTGATAAATCTCCCTACAGTTCCTTCATTCACTGGCTCGTAGTGGCTGTGCGGTTGCACTGGGCTTTGGCCCTGGGCTCCTGAGTCCTCCTGGCCTTGGGATCCAGGCACTGCCGCTGGGTGCTAAAGGTGGAgggaaggagggtagggggGGTTGCCGGCACTCGGCTGGAGGAGAACCAGAGGAATCAGGAATCAGAGCTCTGGCTGTGATCTCCTCCTCATGCGGAGATGGGCCCCTGTGAGTCTGATTTTCCACAGACTGGCCTCTTGTCGCACTCACACTCGCATTTAGCAGCGGATTAATCATCCAGTCGCCCCTTTTCTGTCtcggcatgttttttttttgtttttattcattttttctttctttaatggaacgggagggaaggggaggggagggtgaggCACAAGGGTCACAGTCTCTCTGGAGATGGGCGCACACAGTCGTGGCGCGGCGCACCGAACGGGATGGCGGGCCCAGCTCCAAGGGGTCGGGTCGTCCTATTGTATAAGCCAGGCTACTTCCACCAGCTCCCGGCCAAGAGAGACCCCCTTTTCCTACGCTCCCGTCTCCCGGCCTGGTCAAGGTTGACACGCCGCGCTGGGAAATATACGACAGGATACATTTCCCCCCCAGCagacaaaacagacagacagacacacacacacacacacacacacacacacactcatacacacacaaacacacacacacactgactgcacATGACCCCTAACATGAACATGGAAGCAGACAAGTCGAGGTGACAGGCCTAAGTCTCAAATTTAGACCTTTTGTAGTTGCATTATGCAACCATTACAAAGAAGGCAAGCATTCCAGGTTAATCCTTCAAACTTTGTCAAGGACATTATGACAGCTGTTTTCTTCATTAAATGGATTGACAAAAACTATTTTCGctattttaaactatttacattAGGCTATTGCACTGTTCACCCAGCACTTGCCTAACCACAATtattaaaaaatgcattttcaTTTGCATTTAGTGGTATGTCAATATACCATATTTCTGCCCATAAACGGAATGGCAGCCCTAATCTATCATGCGATGCACATAGTGAGTGACTGGTCAAATGTGTGATTTAATAAAGGGGAGCTGTCGGGCCCACTACTATTCTGTGGCCATCGCAAAGATGGATGGCTGCTAATCCAGACCAAAGAGGAATTTCTCAGATGACAGGAGTGGGTCACGTTGACATACCTCTTAATGGTAGAAGCCAGCGTGTTAACAGGGTTCCATCCCATGCATTCCAGCTGAGATGCCATTTGGTATAAATTATCGCTGCTGGGGATTCAAACAAATAGAAAGACGGCTTTAAGAAAAAAAGTATTAATTTCCCTCTAACTCTGGCAGCGGGAGACATCTCTATTTAAAAAACAGTaacacagagagaagaaaagaaagctaAATCTCTATGGGAGTCAGAGCTATGATTGAAAAATGTCCCAGTCCCCCTTCCCTATTTTGACTGACAACGGCTAATGAATGTGTTATGCACCAAGAAGCTGCCCAGGCTCAACAGCGTGGTCATCGGTTAATCAAACAGGGAGGCAGCGCGTCCCTTAGACACCATACGTGCCCATACgttattaaaaatgtaaaaaaaaaaaaaaacagaactatGCCAGACCCTGGGGCCATCCATTCTTTAACCTGCCAGGTGCTTACCCAAACACATAGCTGAGATTTATACGCTGCGCCCCTGACACTCCGGTGTTTCATCACAACGCCAGTGGACGGGGCACTGGGCAGCTGTGGTGCCTGGTACAACTctgaacagaggagaggagcgcagaggagaggagagtaaaggagaggagaggggagctgAGCTAACGGCCTTAGCTAACTGTCCTCTTCAGGCTCTCTCAAACAAACGGTGCTCAACCGAGACCCCCTCACCCCATTAGAGCGCTACCGGAGCTGAATTTAGAGCAAACCACTGGTGGGCTCCCGGTGACCCACGTAACAGTGTGCAGGTGCAGATAATCCCCTTGCTTTTTGACAATGTGTACACGAAAAGAAACATTAGAGGTCTGATTTATACGCGCACACTCACCCCAGGGATTTATCCTGAAAGGTGCAGGCTAATTTGGCCAAGATGCTTCTGTTTACTGTAAGATACTGCATGGTAGTTGCTCAATTCACTattcagttttttctttctgggaACTGTGCAGACGGTTGACAGTCCTGCGAAGGGTATTTGGccatggttttgtttttgtttggcttAGCCTTCTAGATATCTGCCTTTCCGAGTTTGGAGTGGAGCAGTAACCTGTGTTGAGCTGGAGGTTTTGATAAGTGGACATGTTTTTATTCCATCCAGGCCCCCATCCGTCGGGGCTAAAAACGGCAGCGCTGCCTCTGGTCTCTGTAAATACAGTGCTGCTGGTACCAGGCGTCCGATTAGAGAGCGGCCTGCGGAGCTTTTGATTTGAGCCTTCCCAGCTCCGGGGCTCTGCGGCAGATTATCAGGGCTGTTTATGACATTCGAAGAACCAAAAAGAAAGAGGAcgaaaagaggaaaagaagaaaaaaaaccaaAGAAGAGACTAGAAAACTGACTGCTGCAGCACATGGGCTGAGCATTACCAAACTCTCCCACtctggctttctttctttctttctttcttttgccacccctccctttctctcttttgtgcGCTCTCTCCGTCTTCCCCTTATCGACGTGAACTCTGTTATTTTGAATCGGTGTATTCTCCCCAAAGTGAAAAAAGAGAGCACGATACGTCGAATACATGCGAGGAATGCGAGTTCATTTTGAGTCATCTCAGGCATATGAGTGAGTAAACAGCCCTGTGAAGTTTTGCTGGATTGGactttcttcttcctcctcctcctcttcctcctcctccgtccagCCATTTTATCTGAATGAGGAATTCCAAACTGGTAAAACAGAGTGGAAACTGGTAGTGGATTACAAGCGTTTATTTTGGCCAGTTGCGTTCTGCTGTGTGGCCCCCCTGACCTCCGATAAGACAGGACTGTAATGGATACAGCTGGACTGCGCCGTGCTTGGGGCTATCAATTATAATTATGTCCGTTTACAACACAGCGCTCAGCAGTTTATGAGCGCAACGGGGAAGTCCAGCACACTGAGCTCACAAGTGTGTTTGAACACAAAAAAAGCATCGGTCACTCAGACAACATGCAAATGCCTGAGCCTGTGATGCCAGAGATTAGCACTGGCCGTTTTTGGGGAGAGCGTGCACAGTTCAACcgtccctttcctctcctttgctTCTCCGGAAGCATGGCGATGTAGACAATGGCACCATGACATCTGAGAGGGCGGAGGCCCTTACACATTGACCATTGTCTTGGCCTGACCACAGCGCAGGGTCATTTGCCCAAATGGCTACACTGGAGTGGAGCTGAACATCCTGTTTAACCTTGCCAACCTTCTCTGAGTAGGGTTCATAACCATATAGATATGTGTatactttctctttctgttcacAAACAGAACACTGCTTCAGCCAGTGCTCCAGTAGTGCTATATTTAAGCCTCTTGGGCAGAAAAGCCCAATGGGAATCCACAACACCTTCAGGGATGGTGTTTGGGATATTTGGGAAACAGGGTAGTAAAGAGAGGATGTACTGTGTGCTCCAGGTGCCTACCTGTTGTAAGGGTTCCTCAAGAGCAGTGCTTGACTGCCCCCACAACTGTCTGAAGGTGTGTGACAACCATACACTGGGGGAGGAACAGGATACTGCtgttcacctacacacacacacacacacacacacacacacacacacacacacacacacagagagagagagagagagagagagagagagagagagagatgagctaAATGCACTAGATGAAGATGAAGTTTCAAACAAAGGAGCCAAAGACATTGCAACTTTATCAAACAGTACTGCTCTGTGTATTTAGGTCAGGGTTATAAAGCAAAGCGGTAATGTGGAAACACCACAGTCTATCTAACACTGCAGTCTATCTAAACGGCTTACAGTTAGTTATTTGTCTCGAACACATCTCGGTAAAAGGCTGTAGCAAACTGTAGCACTATGGCTGACTAAAATGACGAGTTAGCTCACAGCTGTGTTCTGCAGCGATAATGAAGGTATTTATAACTATTATCCAAACACTCAGAAGAATCACATGCCACTCTCCATTCCAGGGGGTTCCCAAATAGCCCAGTTTGCTTTAAAGCTACTCTGCACTCAAGCAGACATTTTCTTTTATAAATGCCTTTTTAATGTGAAAGCTACACAGAGAGCGCCGACCCCTTTCCTCGCGTTTCAGCCCTTTCCCGTAATTACCCTCAAGTGTTATTTAATCTCAAATTTATTCTCATTCTCAAAATCAGAATGGATGCGTGTTATCCTATTATAAGGTGACCAAGGGGGATACCATCATGCATCACCCCCCCGCctcccttttttaaaaaaaaaaagaaaagaaaaaaagaacagactgcttgagaaaagaaaaaaaaacatagttggCTGACAACTCTTGTGCTCTGTGCTCTAGTGTAGCAATAAGCACTGAGAGATGGGGtgagggtctctctctctctctgtgtgtgtgtgtgtgtgtgtgtgtgtgtgtgtgtgtgtgtttgtgtgtgtgtgtttggacacaACAACCTGTGAAATGTAGCCGCAGACACAGTGCCGTTATGAAAACAGCGAGCTCGTCTTTGAAGCTGTTAAGAAAACCGCCTCGCTTTCTTTATTGCAACATGCAAATGAAGGATCTGGACCTGGGCCTCCATCTGCACAACATTGTGAATCGGTCCCCTGACAGTTCTAGAACATTCCAAAAGGCCTCTAACTCTCGCACTGTCTCCAACGATCACTTCCAAAGATAGGCCCTAGAAAAGTCCCCGTGTACCCATGGTTGAGTCAGAGGCATGTAGGACAGGAGAATAGAGGCATGTAGGACAGGAGAGAATAGAGGCATGTAGGACAGGAGAATAGAGGCATGTAGGACAGGAGAGAATAGAGGCATGTAGGACAGGAGAGAATAGAGGCATGTAGGGCAGGAGAATAGAGGCATGTAGGACAGGAGAATAGAGGCATGTAGGACAGGAGAATATCTAATAAAGTTGTGGGCTGCAATGACGAAGCTTACCTAATTGTgacacatatattcacacacatgcgtgcatgaacgcaaaacacaaacacacacacacacacacacacacacgatatatacacaaattaaaatacatgaaaataaatacaatacacagaaaacataaacataaatacacacatacacatagacaggGCAGCAATTAAAATACAGTTTACCCATGTTGGTTGGCTGTGCAATGGAGTCCTCATGCTTGAAGGTGTGGTTGGCAAACTGTGATGGgtggtgtgttggagtgtgtccGTAGTTGGTGGCTCCATCGAACGCATAACCTGTGTGGGGAACAGTCATCTCAATCAGCCCTGCGTACAAAAGGAATTCAGAAAAAGTCATACACAAGGAACTAAATTCATATCACACAGAACTAACTTTGTAAAGTGAAGAGAACCTATTTTGAAAAGAAAATAGAGTATTTTGTTTAGACTTGTAACATGTTGGTCAGAAAGTACATTTTTAAGAATATGCAGTGATCTAGCAACATTACTGTACCATAATGCTCTCTGTCTTAACCTTATCCTCAAGTTAACTTTAACCCTGAAACTGAAACCACACACATTATGGTAGGTATGAATTCATATGATATATTTACAAAAACAATGAGCTCATAAGCATGTGTTGTAATGTAAAGGGTCAGTGAAAATTCCAAGCGCATCCATCAAGGTGTTGACAGTGCCGCGAGACCCTTTTGTGGTTAATGGGTACACAACCCACCCATCCCCCTCAAAAACAACCACCACAGCCCCCTTCCCTGACTTGCTCCCCTGCCTCGGTGAAGCCCCACGGGGGGCGAGAACGAACGCACCCAGTGTGAAAACAAACCCTGGCAGGACACCGAAGGGGCCGACACCAGGTTTAGTGGGTGAGTCATGCCTCTCGCTGACCCGGAGTCTGCTGGCGACTCGTAAATCACCCTGCTCCTCACATGGACACCATTAATTACCCAGCACCACTCACTTTCTCCATCACAgccagagaggggaaaaaaaactcattAAAGGCACCCATTTCTCTTCAGCTTAAGACTGAGAGGAGTCGGATGTGCTGGGAGATGAGATGTGGAGCCAGGCGGAGTTTGGGTGGAGGCATCTGGAGGTCTGCTCAGTGACCTGGCACACCCTGGGGTAAAGAGGCACAGAGGGTGCCCACTATGATGGTGGAGTTCTAAGTGCCTGGCACACCTTAGCCAATTCTGGGTTGGCAATACAGTGAGTGCAATGATGAACAACTTGGTAAAATATTTCACATGCGTTCATAGTTCCAAAGATTCTTTGAATTTTGTGTTTAGCTTTTCACATACACAATCATTAAACTGTTAGATATATCTACAAGTAACATCATTATATACCCATAATACTGtatcagtttttttctttttttttaaatagggAACTCATGTGCGAGACACATCTGTTTATAAATGAATTTGCAATTTGCTTTTCTGTAGGCAGTTGTTTAATAGCAGCTGTTGCATGAGAGAGTGCAGATGATTTAAAATTACTTCTGGAGTGCTAGTTTATGAAGCATAAGCAAAATATTTATTAGGTTATTCATTCGTATTGGCTAAAGCTCTGTTTATATCAGGTTATTACattaacaaacaataaatactTTAAGGAACTGTCTCATTTACTCTGATATAGTAACTGACATGTTATAAAGTAGTAATGATTAAATAACAACTACTATTTTATTTACAGACAATTTCGTCTTAACTATTCTTACCTCACACTTGCTCCTATTTGTGAAAGTGTACCCGTATTTATCAGACAAATGAAAAGGTCTGTATGAACAAATAATGTGATccttttgtttgtattttcgTCATTATAACCCCATACAgattgaaaataatatattgTAATATTATATTACAAGTATTACAATACATTTTAAGTTATATATTGGACTAATACCATTTTGAAAACCTTGggaaatatgttttgtataattTAAAAGCAATCATAAAATGAAACGAATACTGTTAATggacagaaaataaaataaacctgAACATTCAAAAGATGCCCTTTCTCATATCAATGCTCCGCATAAATTCATAAAGCAGCCAATATTGAGAACATTACATTCTCAAAGGTGATCAAGTGGTTATGTCTGTTAAGATCATGCGGATCGCCAATATTGAGAACATTACATTCTCAAAGGTGATCAAGTGGTTATGTCTGTTAAGATCATGCGGACCCCGTTGTTACCGTCTACATTGTGTTTCCCACAACATAGTGAGCCCTTCACACATTTATTTGGACATTTCATACTATATTGGCTAATATACTATATCATCATTATAGACTAACAAGTTTGATATTTTGTATAACTCATTTTAGTATTTAAATTGGGAGCATTTTAGAACGAATAAGTACAGCAATTACTGCACAAGACTTACTGTATAAAAACTGACACTCAGCAATTGACTGGTTTGCTATAgccacaaaacagacacacacccataggTCAGTGTgaaatataaaacaaacaaaatataaaacaaacTGACCTCTGCTTTCCTTTCAAAATCCAATTCAAACATCCACATCTATCATATTTAGACAAAATATTAGTTTAAATGCCTGGCACTTAATGCCTTAATATATTTAGTTAATTATTCTGGAAGGATTGTGTTCACTCACTTTTCCTACTCACTTACAACTTACTTAAGTCTGTAAATAGTAACAAATTCAGATGCATTAATATCTGCACTGTCCAGTCAACTAATATAGAATATATGTTTATTAATATGTTGTATGTTATATTAAACAACATGTTGGGTCAGaattattagctaagtaacaAGACCAACTCTTATGGAATTAaaaatactgttaaaaatctacATATTATAAACAGTAATTAAAACCTAGATTATGAGAGAAATTAATATGTAGTTTGATATTTAACATGAGCTGTTCTTTAATTAAACGGGAAAACTGTTAAACTCACAGAAGGCAATGAAGTGAGCAGGTACATGTATAAGGTAGAAAAACTCTCTAGTATTCAGGGGCAGTCAGGCAGATGACACTGGCTAAAGCTTGATTAGTCCAACCACTATACAGTAACATGGGAAATGATGAATCTTTGCAACTTTTGGACTGGCATCCTGACTAAAATAACCATGAAAGAAAAAGATAATCATTCTGCcaagagtaggcctatgcaaccgagatacatacacacaagcacacacaaacacacgcacacacaaacacacacacacacacacacacacacaagttcttGATATCGTGTTTCAAATCAGCCAATGCCCAAACAGCCCATTTGAAACATTTGAAAAGTCacaatgtgtgcgtgtgtgtgtgtgtgtgtttgtgtgtgcgtgtgtgtgtgtgagagagagagagagagagagagagagagagcatttttGGACACTTACCCTGATTCCTGGAGGCAGGCTGAGCATCCATGCAGTTGGACAGGTAGGGCGTGTTGCTGAACATCCTGGGCTGAGTGGCCGTGGGCTGTGTGGGCGGCGGCGGCGGGGCCCCGAAGGCTCCGTAGCGGCAGGCCCCAGTGCCGGTGAACTGTCCCGAAAAGTGAACGGTGAAGGCGCTGATCCCGCAGTAGGGGTCCTCATGCGGGTCGGCCGCCGCACTCCAGCTGGGCTCCTCCTTGATGAAGGAGTGTGAGGGCAGGGAGCTGTAGGGGCCTCCGGCCGCCGGGTGGAAGTCTAGCACCGGGGCCCATTGAGGGGCGCTGCTGACCGGTAAGGGGGCACAGGTGGTCCCGTTGGCCGAGGACAGAGCAGGCATGGGAGGCGGCGGCGGAGGAGGCAGCAGGGTGTTGAGGTCACGCACGTCTGATCCCATGGTGGCCATTCGGGAAAAGCCGTCCGGAGGACAGAAGCGGGTCGCGAAGTGGGACCTGTCAATCAGCCAACCTGGATGTGACGGAAGTGAGCCTCTTCACGGATCACGATAAGAGGAGAAGACAATGTCTGGAGCAGATGTTGGCCTGGACTGATGGCACCTATCCAGCAAcaataaaggagagagagacagcggcTTCAGATGAGAGTTCAGATCAGAGTTAAGTCCGACTGGGTCTCATGGTGATCAGCAAGGACCACAAGAAGAGAGTAGCCGTCTCCAGCAGACGCATCGGGTGAGGCAGACCGGACCGATCCGTGGAACAGTCAATCCTAGTCGAGGCGACGAGGCGATCCCAGTTAAGGCAGAGTTGGCGCTGCTCTGTGGTCTGTTTGGCTCCACTCTACTCTGCTCTTCACGGCACACGAGTGAATGAGCCAGAGAGCAAGAGTAAAAGAGtgggagtggaagagaggaggaggaggaggaggaggagaggagaaggagtcaGCACTGGAGAGTAAGTGTGTCTGTTTTCTTTTGGGGAGCAGGAGAGGCGCCGATCTCAAACCCACAGAAGAgtgacggagggagggagggagagagaggaggagccaGAGGGGCCAGCGGGTGAGATGGATGAGAGCCCACTCCTCAttcatttactctctctctttctctgcctagctttcacacacacacacacagatgcacgcaagtacactcgctcacacacaagGTATTATTCTAATTTTAGTATAGTCATGCATGTGGGAGTGTTTATTCTGTAGGTGCTTTAAATTCAACTATATTAAAGTAAGAGTATTTTAGACAGCAAAGAGCACATTAAATGTATTAccccttttttttactttcacatcatttacaatgttttttttacagtaaaattaaaatattatttgcaAAGCATTAGGTTTAGCCTACTTATAGATACGTTTTTCTTTCGTTGTTTTGTGATTAAACTATTTATAATGTATTTTTCGATAAAATTGCAATAAACGGTAGATTACATTAGCTAACAACTCCTTGATGCGTTCTGCATTTAATTTCTGATCAATGTTTtaaattaggctacatgatggCATGGTCTTGTCTTGCTGCGTTTGGGAGCCACTGATCTATCGcacctcatcatcatcagcccCATCTGCGTCCACCGTTCCGATGTTCTGCGTTTCGCCTGCAATTTGTTTGTAGGGGACGGGAGGGGTTTGCTTTCTGAGAAACAACACCTAGAGAGTTGAATGCTGACTAAAAATAGTTTTGACATAAATTGTGGGTATTATTAATGGTGGGCCCATGTAATAGGCGAATTTAGCAAATAGGCTAGGGTGTATTTAATAACTCAATTTAAATGAATAGACAAGGTGAAATCACAAAGACTCCGTGCTATATACATACCCAAAATTGTTAGGGAGACGTCGCAACATCGAAAGAGGCTTTACTATAGCTGTAAATTGCTAGAGATTATGGGACAATATTAAACACAGTTTTATAGAAAACAGAGACAGCTGCATGCACTTTCGTTCAAAAACTGGATGCAGGATCATACCATAAATAATAATGAGTATTACTAACATTATCacattattaacaaaatatataaagtTTATGAATtctaaaatatgaaatagaaacatatgataagagcagcagagaggatagccactgatgtgaatgatcagtATTAAATATTACTGATGTCGTCAAGGTGGTGGAGGCCCTAAATCAAATCAATACTGTCATTCCTGGCCCATGCTCTGAAACAGCTCACACACGGAATGTATATGGAGAGCGATAAAAAGGGGACCTTGAAATTGTGACGTTATGGTGCCGCGATGAAAAATGTGGGTGCACCTAAAgtttgtgctggtgcacctaaatAAAACGAATAATAATTAGTAGTATTATTAgcagtattattattgttactattattattgtgtCAAAATAAATGAACGCTCAAATAATTTCAATCAGTAGGCTAATCCCTGATGCAAGAGTGTCgtgataaaaatgtatttgcattctttctttttattcgAAAGGTGAATGAATTCAGGCTGTAAACTTTTCCGAAATTGTGTGTCTTAGTTTGTTGATTAACTAAAAATGAGGCCTAACTGGAATTTATAAACACTGCAGAATCATGTAGTCATATCTCCAGCAGCCTGTCATGAAAATCTTTTATTTCGATTTTTTATTCTTTCTCTAAAATTCCGATTGTTTTGCCTGAAGTCCAAAATATTATTAACTTTTAATGTTGAAACATTTGGCCTAAAACATCTTTTACAGGACAATATAGGCTACGCCACAGAGACCACTAAATAAAATGTAACCAGTAAATAAAAATTTTCGCGAATCCTATGAATGCTTATTTTAAGGAACCAAGAAAATCTGGAAGATTAATGTACTTTGGCTCGGTGGGAATTCTGTTTAGATAATAACGCCCGTCTCTTATCAGCTTATTAACGGAGAGGTCAGCCCGAAACTCATCCACAGGTGTTGACTTTTTGTTGAACTCTTCACAGAGGGAGGGGTGAAAACGGTTAACGGTCAAGTGATCCCAGCATGCGTTAAAACAAACCAAAGGGTAGCCCCTCACCCAGCGCACCACATGCGTACATACATCCCCGTCAGGCGATCTCTGGGTCGGGCCAGGAAAGTTGTTACGTTATTTaaattgaataaaaaaaatagcagatAGGCTAGTATCACGCAATATCAATCGAGTAGGTTAGAGTCCCACAATTTTTATTCCCACTATTTAAGCGAAATGAGACAGTGTCACGTTTCACTGAATTTTCAATTAACACTGAAAATCCACCATTCATTTCACTATTTCAGTGAAACATTGATATTTTATGAGCAAAATGGGCTGAGGACAGATTGCAATATATGGAAAATTATATCATCTGTATCCCGGTTTGGTGGCATAtcacaacacgcacacatgcgcatgCGCGAACACACACGGGAGATGAGAAAGGACATTTTTCTTAACTCTTGGCATCAACCTTGTGAGCAAACCAACTGAGTGCATTTAAGGTGTCATCACAGCATAGATGTGGCACAGAGACATCTCTCACACATTAACAGTGAAAAGTCAGAAGTCAGTCACCTATTTACACTAATGTCaatcaccacccacacacctgGCATGGACAAGGTCCTGACAAAGCAAAGCAGAGGAGAAAATATGATGTCTCCTGTTTCATTGTGACCCATGATCATAAATCTCACTTACTATAACAGCATAACAGCAAAGGCATGTTGACAATTCATCTCATACTTTATGAAAGTATTATCCTATAACACCGTTGTCAATGCCATAAGAAGGTCTGCAAGCCCTGCCAAGCAATAATTGGCATTCTATTTGCATTGCAATCAGAAACAAGCATTcacatattcgttttttccccACAAAATGTCTTAATTcacaatgttttgttttgttatttgtacAGATGTCACATATAAACAGAAGCTGTTACAGAAGGTCAAATTTTTCCATGATACTTTTTCTTTCATCCATTTCAGATCATTGCATTTGTGTGGAGGCTAGTGTGACtgcaccctgtgtgtgtatgtgtgtgtgtgggtctgtccTTGCCCTTTCCTCTCTTGGCACCATCTAACATTTGCACACATGAGTTTAAACATagcaactcacacacaaacacacacaaacacagagagagagagagagagagagagagagagagagagagagagaggggtacacaca is a genomic window containing:
- the wt1a gene encoding WT1 transcription factor a isoform X6; amino-acid sequence: MATMGSDVRDLNTLLPPPPPPPMPALSSANGTTCAPLPVSSAPQWAPVLDFHPAAGGPYSSLPSHSFIKEEPSWSAAADPHEDPYCGISAFTVHFSGQFTGTGACRYGAFGAPPPPPTQPTATQPRMFSNTPYLSNCMDAQPASRNQGYAFDGATNYGHTPTHHPSQFANHTFKHEDSIAQPTNMGEQQYPVPPPVYGCHTPSDSCGGSQALLLRNPYNSHAAGYESDPSTPMVYSCSTQYRFHTHGVFRGLQDVRRVPGITPAIVRSSETNEKRPFMCAYPGCNKRYFKLSHLQMHSRKHTGEKPYQCDFTDCGRRFSRSDQLKRHQRRHTGVKPFQCETCQRKFSRSDHLKTHTRTHTGKTSEKPFNCRWPNCQKKFARSDELVRHHNMHQRNLTKLQLAI
- the wt1a gene encoding WT1 transcription factor a isoform X3, with amino-acid sequence MATMGSDVRDLNTLLPPPPPPPMPALSSANGTTCAPLPVSSAPQWAPVLDFHPAAGGPYSSLPSHSFIKEEPSWSAAADPHEDPYCGISAFTVHFSGQFTGTGACRYGAFGAPPPPPTQPTATQPRMFSNTPYLSNCMDAQPASRNQGYAFDGATNYGHTPTHHPSQFANHTFKHEDSIAQPTNMGEQQYPVPPPVYGCHTPSDSCGGSQALLLRNPYNSSDNLYQMASQLECMGWNPVNTLASTIKSHAAGYESDPSTPMVYSCSTQYRFHTHGVFRGLQDVRRVPGITPAIVRSSETNEKRPFMCAYPGCNKRYFKLSHLQMHSRKHTGEKPYQCDFTDCGRRFSRSDQLKRHQRRHTGVKPFQCETCQRKFSRSDHLKTHTRTHTGKTSEKPFNCRWPNCQKKFARSDELVRHHNMHQRNLTKLQLAI
- the wt1a gene encoding WT1 transcription factor a isoform X4 — its product is MATMGSDVRDLNTLLPPPPPPPMPALSSANGTTCAPLPVSSAPQWAPVLDFHPAAGGPYSSLPSHSFIKEEPSWSAAADPHEDPYCGISAFTVHFSGQFTGTGACRYGAFGAPPPPPTQPTATQPRMFSNTPYLSNCMDAQPASRNQGYAFDGATNYGHTPTHHPSQFANHTFKHEDSIAQPTNMGEQQYPVPPPVYGCHTPSDSCGGSQALLLRNPYNSSDNLYQMASQLECMGWNPVNTLASTIKSHAAGYESDPSTPMVYSCSTQYRFHTHGVFRGLQDVRRVPGITPAIVRSSETNEKRPFMCAYPGCNKRYFKLSHLQMHSRKHTGEKPYQCDFTDCGRRFSRSDQLKRHQRRHTGVKPFQCETCQRKFSRSDHLKTHTRTHTGEKPFNCRWPNCQKKFARSDELVRHHNMHQRNLTKLQLAI